In Heliangelus exortis chromosome 27, bHelExo1.hap1, whole genome shotgun sequence, the genomic window GGGCATTGCTCTCAGCCCCTTGGGTGCACACACACTCATTTGCTCCAGCAGCCATGTGGATTTTGCCTGCAGCACCCACGGCTCTCAGTGGGTGCCTGCCCAGTTCCACCACTCATTAGAATTGCAGCCACTGGTTTCTGTCTGAAATGCTGTGACATCAGCAGCAGGCAGTGCAGTAAATGCCTGATGCACCTGGGGCTGGGTGAGCCACAGGTGTGTGAGGATGGAGGAGAGCTTTGCAATCCTCCCCCTGGCTGGCACCCATCACCACCAGGTGGGAGGCTCGGGATGGAGAGAGTTCACCCAGCCAACATTCTGGATATGCTGGAGGAGGATTCATCCCCTGGTCACCACATTCCCCTCTACTCGTTGGGTCCAGTGCAGGACATGGGGACCTCCAGGGCCAGCTCAACCCCTTCCCCATGAGTTTTTGTCCatgaagcaggacaggagccaCCCAAAAGCTCCCAGGAGAAGCAGGATGGAGCTCACGTTCAGTGCTGAGCATAACAAACTGAAAAGTGTTTGGGGACAGCCAGTGGCTTTCAGCTCAAAGAcatcccctcctccctcagGGACCTGCCAAAACATTTCTCCTTGGCAGCAAGGTGGATCTTCATGTCTGCAAGGCTCCCCATGTCATGTTTCTGTCTCTCAGACTTTTTCTTGCCTTTATCTTGCCAATAAGGATCTGGGACCTTTCGAGGTCAATGCGCTTGGTGGGGTGATGAGGTTCCAGGCAACTTTTTAACCAGGACGAGGCTGTGCAGAAGGGTCATCTCCAGATCTCTGGCTCCAGAAGACACCAGTGAAGCACCAGTTGGCTCTTTTAATTCCTCAGTCTTGGTTTCCTGATCTTTGTCATTGAGAGGCTGGGAATGGCCATCCCCAGGACTGTCTTCTAGATGCTCATCTGTCTTTTGGGGGAAATTCACACCCTTAAGTAAAGGAGGGGAGCTAGAAAACCCCTGAGCCCCAACTCTAGAGGAAGCCCAGGAGGATTTGTCCTCAGCCCATTGGCTGCTCCCTTGGTGTCTCTTTCGGACAAAGCATCTAAGGGAGGGGAGAGCAactttccattcctttttgcCTGAATTATTTCTGGCTTCATCTGGTGAGAGCTGAATAGCAGGGATTAGACTCTCTGAGTGGAGCTTGATGGGATGGGGCTATAATTATGCCTGGATTTAATTGAACAAAACAAGTCCCAGAGAGGTAAGCCTTTGGAAAGCCCAGGCACCCACGGGTTTTTCTATTAAGGACAGGTGAGGCTGGCAATTAGATACTTATGTGGCACAGGAAACAGATAAAAAAGGAATGATACCCATCACGAGTGAGTCAGGCCAGCAATGTAAACAGAGGGCGGTTTGATGGGGATTGGGTATTAAATTAATAGATTGCTATGACAGAGAGTTGGCTCATTTCCGGGGAAAGGGATCTGAGATCTCTATAAAACTGCTCCGGTCCCAAGGATCTTCATTCCCTCCTCTTGTATCCCTCTCAAGCTCGGGTGAGTCTGGATCTTGCTTCCTTGGGGACGGGGCTGCCGGCAAGGGACGAGGAGCACGGGGATGTTCGTAGGGTGGTGGGATGagtggagggaggagaaggaagccCTTCCTCATGGCTGAGCCATCTTGTGGTGTTCTACTCAACTGGGGAAACCCTCCCTTGGAGGACATGGGGCTCTGCTCCACAGCCAGGGTTCTCCTGGGACCTGGGTGGAATTGCAAATGGGACCGGAACAGGgacggatggatggatggatggatggatggatggatggatggatggatggacggaGTACTGGGACACGCAGGAGTCTCTGACAGCTCTTCTCTTCCCACAGatcaccccaaaaaaccacgATGTGTTCCCGTCAGGAGAAGGACCACTGCCACCAGCAGGAACGGAGCACCCGCCAGAGCAGCGGTGGCTGTCACAGCTCCGGGGGGGGTGGCTGCCACAGCTCTGGTGGCGGTGGTGGCTGCCACAGCTCCggaggtggtggtggctgcCACAGCTCTGGTGGTGGCGGTGGCTGCCACAGctctggtggtggtggctgtcACAGCTCCGGCAGCAGCGGCGGTGGCTGTCACAGCTCCGGAGGTGGTGGCTGCCATGGGAAGCCACAAatgcaaagccagcagcagcagcagcagatccagCAGATCCCCTCGCAGAAGATGAAGTGATGGGGTGTCCCCCACCCCTCGGCACCAAAGACCACGcgtcccccagctccctccaacCTCCCCAAAGCTTTGCGAGCCCCGGAGCTGCCCACCTGCAaaccctcagctctgccctctggGTCTGTCACTCCCTGGGCAAGGGACATCACTTgggcttccctgctgctgctgcctgatgCTCCAGGCTGGGCTTTGGCCCCACCGGGTGCCCATAAGACAATAAAGCATTAATTTCTCCAGACTTCTCTTGTCTTGACGTTTCTTTATGCTCCTCAGCCTCGTTTTTCCATGCACATCATTGGGGTCCAGCTGGATTAACCAACATGCTCCTGCTTTTTGTGCAGGGCTGGTTCCTTCCTGAGCCCTTGTGATGCTCCAGTGCCCAACCACCATTGGTGAGGATCATTCCTGAGGATCATGCCCTCTCCTCCATCAACCATGACCAACAGGTCCCAAGTGATGGGGAAAACATAGAAACACCTCTCCACCCCACAGCATGGGCCCTACACCCAGGGGAACCCCAGGACTTTGCATTCCTACCCCATCCTCTTGGGCCTTCCCCACCACAAAAGCTTTTTCGACCCAGTTTTGAGCAACCTCCCACCCAAGGGAGGCTGCTGGTGATCACCAGTGGCTCATGAAAATTGGGCAGACATCATGTTGTAcagtttttattgcttttttttttttcttatggtatTACAACCATTTATgtaagaaggagaaaaataagcctgaaaaaaaattatttttggggTGTTTAAGATGCAGTAACATCACAGACTGCAGCTGATGTTTAATCCATCCAGGCAGGTAACAGCTAAAGGACCAGATCCTCACAGATCCTCATTAACTGGAGGGCAATtaaatactgcagaaaatatCCATCCATGTAGTAAAGTGACCACAAAGTGAATCCTGGTCAGAAAGTCCACATCTTCCCTTGACTTCCCAAAAACTTGCAGTTGGGGATTTAAATATTCCATATATATCATACAATAATTAcccacaatatttttttccaggagttCCTATCATCCCCTCCTTGCTATCAAAGCAGCCATGTTTGATTGGTTTGTGTATCAGAACCAATGTTTTAACTGAGAACAGCTGAGGAAAGATGGTCTGGTTTCTCATCCTCTGCCCATCCACTGTCAGTGATATTTCTTTGTGTAGGTTGGTTACACAAAGACACAGCTAAAAGCTTTccataaaagaataaaaaataaaaaatgaggactgggtttggatttttttttttttttttcatggaaaagaaaGCCAGAATGCCTTTATTAGATTGAAACATCCTTATAAATGTTGAGGTACTTTTTTTGaccctcttcctcctgccaaCCCCGTGGGAATTTTGCTGTTGACTTCAGCCGAGCTGGAGATGAATTCCCAAGCACAGACCTTTAATTTTCCCTGGGAAATTGCCACTCTTTCTTCATTATTGCTCTGCAGCCTGAGTCAACTAATTGCACGGCTCCTTCCAGCCCTATTgcctggtgattttttttcactttctaccaattaaaaccaaaaggagct contains:
- the LOC139787707 gene encoding loricrin-like; amino-acid sequence: MCSRQEKDHCHQQERSTRQSSGGCHSSGGGGCHSSGGGGGCHSSGGGGGCHSSGGGGGCHSSGGGGCHSSGSSGGGCHSSGGGGCHGKPQMQSQQQQQQIQQIPSQKMK